A portion of the Krasilnikovia cinnamomea genome contains these proteins:
- a CDS encoding recombinase family protein, producing the protein MTAAPHPPAGLDLGYARVSTTKQSLERQLDALRTVGIPDERIFTDKRTGATVDRDGLTALLRYAHPGDTIVVHTLDRLGRNLREVLNLVHDLAERRIGVRSLADPLPINTADDGTGRIAFLLLALFAEMERTFTAERAAYARAVAAAAGRHVGRPVAHPADRIEYARLLKAEGASLSAIAAKTGIPKTSLHRYLNSAEPERLPAP; encoded by the coding sequence GTGACCGCCGCACCGCACCCACCGGCCGGGCTCGACCTCGGCTACGCCCGCGTCTCCACCACCAAGCAGAGCCTCGAACGGCAACTCGACGCGCTGAGGACCGTGGGCATCCCGGACGAGCGGATCTTCACCGACAAGCGCACCGGCGCCACCGTCGACCGCGACGGCCTGACCGCCCTGCTGCGCTACGCCCACCCCGGCGACACCATCGTCGTGCACACCCTCGACCGGCTCGGCCGCAACCTGCGCGAGGTCCTCAACCTCGTACACGACCTCGCCGAACGCCGCATCGGCGTGCGATCCTTAGCCGACCCACTGCCGATCAACACCGCCGACGACGGCACCGGCCGCATCGCCTTCCTGCTGCTGGCGCTGTTCGCCGAGATGGAACGCACCTTCACCGCCGAACGCGCCGCCTACGCCCGCGCCGTCGCCGCAGCCGCCGGCCGCCACGTCGGCCGACCCGTCGCCCACCCCGCCGACCGAATCGAATACGCCCGACTCCTCAAGGCCGAAGGCGCCAGCCTCAGCGCCATCGCCGCCAAGACCGGCATCCCGAAGACCTCGCTGCACCGCTACCTCAACAGCGCCGAACCGGAACGCTTACCAGCACCGTAG
- a CDS encoding phosphatase PAP2 family protein, translated as MAASVFVLFVGATGVALLAPGGLGEAQPQVVTKGASAELYRTAVASAAQAPGWLEVAGRHGAVAGLAGLALMLACTGWTGWRRRGPAAAGTVLVGVAAVVAYVGSEAVKLVVDEQRPCRVWGPLSTWDACPPVGDWSFPSNHATVAGAFAAGLVVLAPRWAGLTAPLAVLVAGGRVVTGVHYPHDVLAGLLWGASVTTAALVAGAPAAHGLLTAVRHRLVRSAGEFRPGER; from the coding sequence GTGGCAGCGTCAGTGTTCGTGCTGTTCGTGGGCGCGACGGGGGTGGCGCTGCTGGCGCCGGGCGGGTTGGGCGAGGCTCAGCCGCAGGTGGTGACGAAGGGCGCGTCAGCCGAGTTGTACCGCACGGCGGTGGCGTCGGCCGCTCAAGCGCCGGGATGGCTGGAAGTCGCGGGCAGGCACGGCGCCGTCGCAGGTCTGGCCGGCCTGGCGTTGATGCTGGCGTGCACGGGATGGACCGGTTGGCGCCGGCGCGGCCCCGCAGCCGCCGGCACGGTGCTGGTCGGCGTGGCGGCCGTGGTGGCGTATGTGGGCAGCGAGGCGGTGAAGCTGGTCGTGGATGAGCAGCGCCCGTGCCGGGTCTGGGGTCCGCTGTCCACGTGGGACGCCTGCCCACCGGTGGGTGACTGGTCGTTTCCCAGCAACCACGCCACCGTCGCCGGAGCCTTCGCGGCCGGCCTGGTCGTTCTCGCCCCACGGTGGGCCGGGCTGACGGCGCCGCTGGCGGTGCTGGTCGCGGGCGGCCGGGTCGTCACCGGAGTGCACTATCCCCACGACGTCCTGGCCGGACTGCTGTGGGGGGCGAGCGTCACCACCGCGGCCCTGGTTGCCGGCGCGCCGGCCGCGCACGGACTGCTCACCGCGGTGCGTCACCGTCTGGTGAGGTCGGCAGGTGAGTTCCGGCCTGGTGAGCGATGA
- a CDS encoding response regulator transcription factor, whose protein sequence is MIRAVVADDEPLVRAGVRAVLASDADIEIVAEADDGRQAIDLVQRHRPQVAVLDIRMPGTDGLCAAAEIRRTMPGTGVLMLTTFGEDDYILRALSGGASGFVLKSGPPEELIAAVKAVAEQAAYLSPRVAARVVAHLASTRAGEDQRVARQRVAALTDRERQVLALLGGGLSNRQIARRLGLVEGTVKAHVSAILAGLGAPNRAAAAVIAHQAGTHLPTSPDGDAPR, encoded by the coding sequence GTGATCCGGGCCGTGGTGGCCGATGACGAACCTCTCGTGCGTGCCGGCGTGCGTGCCGTGCTGGCGAGCGATGCGGACATCGAGATCGTGGCGGAAGCCGACGACGGACGGCAGGCCATCGATCTCGTGCAACGACACCGGCCGCAGGTCGCTGTTCTCGACATTCGCATGCCCGGCACCGACGGGCTGTGCGCCGCAGCCGAGATCCGCCGCACCATGCCGGGCACGGGCGTACTGATGCTGACCACCTTCGGCGAGGACGACTACATTCTGCGGGCGCTCAGCGGCGGGGCGAGCGGCTTCGTACTCAAGTCCGGACCGCCCGAGGAACTCATCGCCGCGGTCAAGGCCGTGGCCGAACAGGCCGCGTACCTGTCGCCGCGGGTCGCGGCCCGGGTCGTCGCCCACCTCGCGTCCACTCGGGCCGGCGAAGATCAGCGGGTGGCCCGGCAGCGGGTGGCCGCGCTGACCGACCGTGAGCGGCAGGTTCTGGCACTGCTCGGCGGTGGCCTGTCGAACCGGCAGATCGCCCGCCGGCTGGGTCTGGTCGAAGGCACGGTCAAGGCCCACGTCAGCGCCATCCTCGCCGGTCTGGGCGCCCCCAACCGGGCCGCCGCCGCGGTCATCGCTCACCAGGCCGGAACTCACCTGCCGACCTCACCAGACGGTGACGCACCGCGGTGA
- a CDS encoding sensor histidine kinase yields MRWALPAAVSSLLAGRVVRRVWPAVAVFAATIAVGVAILVVVPALLAQAGTLIAVWVGAGLLPWLVGVVWRQGAELVRAGWSRAEQLEREQRLTAEQVRLRERARIAQDMHDSLGHELSLIALRAGALKVSPDLAETHRDAAEQVRAGLADAVDRLGEIVGVLRDDAGGQQGRPVGAGPSDLVQRAAAAGVTVRLTQSGTPSPTASAMHDHAVYRVVQEALTNATRHAPGSAVEVVVTSEPTQSVLRVVNALVPGAPAAGASHGSGLPGLRERVRLAGGTFEAGRRADRWEVVARIPHAAAVEVAAPPTATAVRRRHRRRVSRTAVAVFLVPTLAYAALVAAVGLWRHQVVNRAVLTADAYASLQIGQRRTQVAPLLPRRQAPHPRGIAAAPGVVCEYYAMTSDPFDDRSGDAYRLCFREGVLVTLDTLRS; encoded by the coding sequence GTGCGGTGGGCACTTCCGGCTGCCGTGTCGTCGTTGCTGGCCGGTCGCGTCGTCCGGCGGGTGTGGCCGGCCGTGGCGGTCTTCGCCGCGACGATCGCGGTGGGTGTGGCGATCCTCGTGGTCGTGCCCGCGCTGCTGGCACAGGCCGGCACGCTCATCGCGGTGTGGGTCGGTGCGGGCCTGCTGCCCTGGCTGGTGGGAGTGGTCTGGCGCCAAGGCGCGGAACTCGTGCGCGCGGGGTGGAGCCGGGCAGAACAGCTTGAGCGGGAACAGCGGCTGACCGCCGAGCAGGTGCGGCTGCGCGAACGCGCCCGCATCGCCCAGGACATGCACGACTCGCTGGGCCACGAGCTGAGCCTGATCGCCTTGCGAGCGGGTGCGCTGAAGGTGTCCCCTGATCTCGCGGAAACCCACCGGGACGCCGCGGAGCAGGTCCGCGCGGGACTGGCCGACGCCGTCGATCGTCTTGGGGAGATCGTCGGCGTGTTGCGCGACGACGCCGGCGGCCAGCAGGGGCGACCGGTCGGGGCGGGACCGTCCGATCTCGTCCAGCGGGCCGCGGCGGCCGGCGTGACCGTCCGGCTGACCCAGTCCGGTACCCCGTCGCCCACCGCCAGCGCCATGCACGACCACGCGGTGTACCGGGTGGTGCAGGAGGCGCTGACCAACGCGACCAGGCATGCCCCGGGCAGCGCCGTCGAGGTCGTGGTCACCAGCGAGCCCACGCAGAGCGTGCTGCGCGTGGTCAACGCCCTGGTGCCCGGCGCCCCCGCGGCCGGCGCGTCGCACGGGTCGGGCCTGCCGGGTCTGCGGGAACGGGTCCGGCTGGCCGGTGGCACCTTCGAGGCCGGGCGCCGCGCCGACCGGTGGGAGGTCGTCGCGCGGATACCCCACGCGGCCGCCGTCGAGGTCGCCGCGCCGCCAACCGCCACCGCTGTGCGGCGCCGGCACCGGCGACGCGTCAGCCGCACGGCCGTCGCTGTGTTCCTGGTGCCCACGCTCGCCTACGCCGCGCTCGTCGCCGCTGTCGGACTGTGGCGCCACCAGGTGGTCAACCGTGCGGTGCTCACGGCCGACGCGTACGCGTCCCTGCAGATCGGCCAGCGGCGCACCCAGGTCGCGCCGTTGCTGCCGCGGCGGCAGGCGCCGCATCCGCGCGGTATCGCCGCCGCGCCGGGCGTGGTGTGCGAGTACTACGCGATGACCAGTGACCCCTTCGACGACCGATCCGGTGACGCGTACCGGCTGTGCTTCCGCGAGGGTGTGCTGGTCACCCTCGATACCCTTCGCTCGTGA
- a CDS encoding serine hydrolase domain-containing protein gives MLRHAFVVLIAATALTTPAAATAAGPGTDQFAPLLQQQLDAVHAAGMPGAFAEVRDGRRTWTPTTGVIDIATGEPVRDGLRHRIGSISKTFLAVTVLQLAGEHRIGLDTPIGGYLPKLVPATVGRQVTVRMLLNHTSGIADYDTELAATAQDLVKLGRTTYRPEQLARIGLNAAPTNAPGAAFSYSNTNYVLAGLIVERVAGHSYRAEISRRVLRPLGLRDTYFEGANPLIRGPHMHAYVPWTYGKLRDFTRYNMSWAWGAGEIVSTARDVNTFFRALFTGKVLTAGLLAQMRTTVAPDPGHPDAGGYGLGVFSMRLPCGLFWGHDGGTIGHQTLTLHSPDGRRQLTYAHSMAFYQSSPTVQHPIDAAIAQFVVTALCGPQPATLAKESGAVLRTVDLARPAPRR, from the coding sequence GTGCTGCGACATGCGTTCGTCGTCCTGATCGCCGCCACCGCTCTGACCACCCCGGCCGCCGCCACCGCGGCGGGCCCGGGCACCGACCAGTTCGCCCCGTTGCTGCAGCAACAGCTCGACGCGGTGCATGCCGCGGGCATGCCCGGCGCCTTCGCCGAAGTCCGCGACGGCCGGCGCACCTGGACCCCGACCACCGGCGTCATCGACATCGCCACCGGCGAACCGGTCCGCGACGGCCTGCGGCACCGCATCGGCAGCATCAGCAAGACCTTCCTCGCCGTCACCGTGCTGCAACTGGCCGGCGAGCACCGCATCGGCCTGGACACACCGATCGGCGGCTACCTGCCGAAACTGGTGCCGGCCACGGTCGGCCGGCAGGTCACCGTACGGATGCTACTCAACCACACCAGCGGGATCGCCGACTACGACACCGAACTGGCCGCCACCGCGCAGGACCTCGTCAAGCTGGGCCGCACCACGTACCGCCCGGAGCAGCTGGCCCGCATCGGGCTGAACGCGGCGCCCACCAACGCCCCGGGCGCCGCGTTCTCATACTCCAACACCAACTACGTGCTGGCCGGGCTGATCGTCGAACGGGTCGCCGGGCACAGCTACCGGGCCGAGATCAGCCGCCGCGTCCTGCGGCCGCTGGGGCTGCGCGACACGTACTTCGAGGGCGCCAACCCGCTGATCCGCGGGCCGCACATGCACGCGTACGTGCCGTGGACGTACGGGAAACTGCGCGACTTCACGCGCTACAACATGAGCTGGGCCTGGGGCGCCGGTGAGATCGTGTCCACCGCCCGCGACGTGAACACGTTCTTCCGCGCCCTGTTCACCGGCAAGGTGCTGACCGCCGGGCTGCTGGCCCAGATGCGCACGACCGTGGCGCCGGACCCGGGCCACCCCGACGCGGGCGGGTACGGGCTCGGCGTCTTCTCGATGCGGCTGCCCTGCGGCCTGTTCTGGGGACACGACGGCGGCACTATCGGCCACCAGACCCTCACCCTGCACAGCCCGGACGGTCGGCGCCAGCTGACGTACGCCCACAGCATGGCCTTCTACCAGAGCTCACCGACCGTGCAGCACCCGATCGACGCGGCCATCGCCCAGTTCGTGGTCACCGCGCTGTGCGGCCCGCAGCCGGCCACCCTGGCCAAGGAGTCTGGTGCCGTCCTGCGCACCGTCGACCTCGCCCGGCCGGCGCCCCGGCGCTGA
- a CDS encoding YcnI family protein, translated as MLRTVLARATVVAGVAAVTTLALAGPASAHVTVNPNSATQGGYTKVAFRVPNEKDTANTTAVEINLPADTPIASVSLKPLPGWSATTVKSKLATPIKKHDTEITEAVTKITWTAADANSQIKPGQFQEFEVSLGPLPATNQIVFKSLQTYSDGDIVRWIDVPAAGQEEPEHPAPVLKLAAGNGDPHAAAAAAPAAATSGHDGEADGTNWLGLAGLGLGLAGLVAGLLAYRRAGQRA; from the coding sequence ATGCTGCGTACCGTCCTGGCCCGCGCGACCGTTGTCGCGGGCGTCGCCGCCGTCACCACCCTCGCCCTGGCCGGGCCGGCGTCCGCCCACGTCACCGTGAACCCGAACAGTGCCACCCAGGGCGGCTACACCAAGGTCGCGTTCCGGGTGCCCAACGAGAAGGACACCGCGAACACCACCGCCGTCGAGATCAACCTGCCCGCCGACACCCCGATCGCGTCGGTGTCGCTCAAGCCGCTGCCCGGCTGGTCGGCCACCACGGTGAAGTCGAAGCTCGCCACCCCGATCAAGAAGCACGACACCGAGATCACCGAGGCCGTCACGAAGATCACCTGGACGGCGGCGGACGCGAACAGCCAGATAAAGCCCGGCCAGTTCCAGGAGTTCGAGGTGTCCCTCGGCCCGCTGCCCGCAACCAACCAGATCGTGTTCAAGTCCCTGCAGACGTACTCGGACGGCGACATCGTGCGCTGGATCGACGTTCCGGCCGCCGGCCAGGAGGAGCCCGAGCACCCCGCGCCCGTACTCAAGCTCGCCGCCGGGAACGGCGACCCGCACGCCGCCGCTGCCGCCGCGCCCGCCGCCGCCACCAGCGGCCACGACGGCGAGGCGGACGGCACCAACTGGCTCGGGCTCGCCGGGCTGGGCCTGGGCCTGGCCGGGCTGGTCGCCGGCCTGCTGGCGTACCGCCGGGCCGGGCAGCGGGCCTGA